The proteins below are encoded in one region of Festucalex cinctus isolate MCC-2025b chromosome 2, RoL_Fcin_1.0, whole genome shotgun sequence:
- the dnajc11a gene encoding dnaJ homolog subfamily C member 11a, whose amino-acid sequence MASSLDDDEISSDDYYSLLNVRREATQDQLKAAYRRLCMLYHPDKHRDPELKRQAEQLFNLVHEAYEVLSDPQARAIYDIYGKRGLDVDGWEVVERKRTPAEIREEYERLQKEREERRLQQRTNPKGTISVGIDATDLFDRYEEDYEDMVGGGIPQVEINKMHISQSIEAPLTTNDTAILSGSLSTHNGNGGGTINLALRRVTSAQGWGEIELGAGDTHGPLFGMKIFRNLTPRFFVTAQCGLQFSSRGVRPGITTVLARHLDKNTMGYLQWRWGIHSSMNTSIVRDTKSSHFTLAVQLGIPHTFMMMSYQYKFQDEDQTKIKGSIKSGFFGTMLEYGAERKISRHSVLGATVSVGVPQGVSLKVKLNRASQTYFFPIHLTDQLLPSAVFYATVGPLVVYLAMQQLIIRPYVRAQKEQDLEKQRESSASNIAKKKQEAEAAVLLMQESVRRIIEAEESRMGLIILNAWYGKFVTDNSRKHERAKVIDVSVPLQCLVKDSKLILTEAAKSGLPGFYDPCVGEEKSLKVLYQFRGVMHQVLSGDSEPLRIPKQSHRIDTDT is encoded by the exons ATGGCGTCTTCCTTAGACGATGATGAGATCTCCAGTGATGATTACTATTCCCTATTAAATGTCCGGCGAGAG GCAACACAGGACCAGCTGAAGGCAGCGTACAGGCGATTATGCATGTTATACCACCCAGACAAACATCGTGATCCAGAACTAAAGCGACAAGCCGAGCAGCTTTTTAACCTCGTTCATGAAGCTTATGAAG TGCTCAGTGATCCACAGGCACGAGCTATCTATGATATCTATGGCAAGCGTGGACTTGATGTTGACGGATGGGAG GTGGTGGAGAGGAAAAGAACTCCTGCAGAGATTCGGGAGGAGTATGAGCGTCTTCAAAAGGAGCGAGAGGAGAGGAGACTTCAGCAAAGGACCAACCCTAAG GGAACAATTAGTGTGGGCATTGATGCCACGGACCTCTTTGATCGTTATGAGGAAGACTATGAGGACATGGTTGGAGGTGGCATCCCACAGGTGGAAATCAACAAGATGCACATATCACAATCCATAGAG GCCCCGCTTACCACAAATGACACAGCCATCTTGTCTGGTTCCTTGTCTACACATAATGGAAATGGAGGCGGGACTATTAACTTGGCCTTGAGGAGAGTCACCTCAGCTCAAGGCTGGGGGGAG ATAGAGCTCGGCGCCGGGGACACACACGGACCCCTGTTTGGAATGAAGATATTCCGAAATTTGACGCCACGTTT CTTTGTGACAGCGCAGTGCGGACTCCAGTTCTCATCACGAGGTGTGCGTCCTGGCATCACCACGGTGCTGGCTCGTCACCTCGACAAGAACACAATGGGTTACCTGCAGTGGCGATGGGGGATTCACTCTTCAATGAACACCAGCATAGTCAGGGACACGAAGAGCAGCCATTTTACCTTGGCAGTGCAG CTCGGCATTCCACACACTTTTATGATGATGAGCTACCAGTACAAGTTCCAGGATGAAGACCAGACGAAGATTAAGGGCTCAATAAA gTCTGGTTTCTTTGGGACTATGCTGGAGTACGGTGCTGAGAGGAAAATCAGTCGACACAGCGTTTTAGGGGCCACGGTCAGTGTCGGAGTGCCTCAGGGTGTCTCGCTCAAGGTCAA GCTAAACAGAGCCAGCCAGACGTATTTCTTCCCTATTCATCTGACTGACCAACTCCTGCCAAGTGCTGTATTTTACGCCACAGTTGGACCTCTGGTTGTCTACCTCGCCATGCAGCAGCTCATTATCCGGCCGTACGTGCGGGCCCAGAAGGAACA AGACTTGGAGAAGCAGCGTGAAAGCTCGGCCTCTAACATAGCCAAAAAGAAACAGGAGGCAGAGGCGGCG GTCTTGCTCATGCAGGAGTCAGTGCGGCGGATTATCGAAGCGGAGGAGTCTCGAATGG GGCTCATCATCCTTAATGCCTGGTATGGCAAGTTTGTGACGGACAACAGCCGAAAGCACGAAAGGGCGAAGGTGATTGACGTGAGCGTGCCGCTGCAGTGTCTGGTGAAAGATTCCAAACTCATCCTAACCGAGGCCGCAAAG TCAGGTCTCCCTGGTTTCTATGACCCCTGTGTGGGGGAGGAAAAGAGCCTAAAGGTGCTGTATCAGTTCCGCGGCGTCATGCATCAAGTCCTGTCAGGAGACTCTGAACCACTCAGGATACCAAAGCAAT